In a genomic window of Candidatus Eisenbacteria bacterium:
- a CDS encoding HD-GYP domain-containing protein, with translation MTREGAAVPRGSLLLLLLSVSAAVVLWRSAPELSQVSLGWGLAALVLISFGELGAVQLPGGGYASAVAAVDIASVFLLGPAATAWIHVAATLGVQGLLRRRPIRRLIHDVSASALATWLAGAAFVAAGGRVGALELPSGLTPMVIACVVYFVLDSLRVTSALAPSWTAGWRSWQQVYGHSLLHHASFLALGCCIAVVALRVGPWALPLLLLPVLVARHAFAHYVGIRGDLKDFVRALSEVLDEVDPYTRQHSMRVAQYAVRLARELGASEAEVEDIEYAALVHDLGKIGPQHQKILQKPGALTHEDQRTLRGHPATGAGIIGKVGALRRSAEIVRLHHERPDGRGYPLGLRGDQVPLGARILNVADAFDAMTSDRSYRRALDLEDALAELTRGAGTQFDPAVVRCLLALHEAGRFPKLSSPSSEELQSLRWRSAQART, from the coding sequence ATGACTCGCGAAGGCGCCGCCGTCCCGCGCGGATCCCTTCTTCTTCTGCTCCTGTCGGTGAGCGCCGCGGTCGTGCTGTGGCGAAGCGCTCCCGAGCTCTCGCAGGTCTCGCTGGGCTGGGGGCTCGCGGCGCTCGTGCTCATTTCATTCGGCGAGCTCGGCGCCGTTCAGCTTCCCGGCGGTGGCTATGCGTCGGCCGTGGCAGCCGTCGACATCGCCTCCGTGTTCCTGCTCGGCCCCGCCGCGACCGCCTGGATCCACGTGGCCGCCACGCTCGGCGTCCAGGGGCTCTTGCGCCGGCGCCCGATTCGTCGGCTGATCCACGACGTGTCGGCCAGCGCGCTGGCCACCTGGCTCGCGGGCGCCGCGTTCGTCGCCGCCGGCGGAAGGGTCGGCGCGCTCGAGCTGCCGTCCGGACTGACGCCGATGGTCATCGCGTGTGTCGTCTACTTCGTTCTCGACTCGCTGCGCGTCACCAGCGCGCTGGCGCCTTCCTGGACCGCGGGATGGCGCTCGTGGCAGCAGGTGTACGGGCACTCCCTGCTGCACCACGCTTCGTTCCTGGCGCTGGGGTGCTGCATCGCGGTCGTCGCCCTGCGCGTCGGCCCGTGGGCGCTCCCGCTCCTGCTGCTTCCGGTGCTGGTGGCGCGCCACGCCTTCGCGCATTACGTCGGGATTCGCGGCGACCTCAAGGACTTCGTGCGCGCCCTGTCGGAGGTGCTGGACGAAGTCGACCCGTACACGCGGCAGCATTCGATGCGGGTGGCCCAGTACGCCGTGCGCCTGGCGCGCGAGCTGGGCGCGAGCGAGGCGGAGGTGGAGGACATCGAATACGCCGCGCTGGTTCACGACCTTGGAAAGATCGGACCCCAGCATCAGAAAATTCTTCAGAAGCCCGGAGCCCTCACGCACGAAGACCAGCGCACGCTGCGCGGACATCCCGCCACCGGGGCCGGCATCATCGGCAAGGTCGGCGCCCTGCGGCGATCCGCCGAGATCGTCCGGTTGCACCACGAGCGTCCGGACGGACGCGGGTACCCGCTCGGGCTGCGAGGCGATCAGGTGCCGCTCGGGGCGCGGATCCTCAACGTCGCCGATGCGTTCGACGCGATGACCTCGGACCGCTCTTACCGGCGCGCGCTCGATCTCGAAGATGCGCTCGCCGAGCTCACGCGCGGCGCGGGGACGCAGTTCGATCCCGCCGTCGTGCGCTGTCTGCTCGCGCTCCACGAGGCAGGACGGTTTCCGAAGCTGTCCAGCCCGAGCAGCGAGGAGCTTCAGTCGCTGCGCTGGCGGTCGG